A genomic stretch from Erwinia sp. E_sp_B01_1 includes:
- the ibpA gene encoding small heat shock chaperone IbpA: MRNFDLAPLYRSSIGFDRLINLLESNQGQSNGGYPPYNVELVAENKYRITLAVAGFAQSELDITAHDNLLTVRGAHAEEQQERTYLYQGIAERNFERKFQLAEHVNVRDAKYENGLLFIDLERVVPEANQPRRIEILK, encoded by the coding sequence ATGCGTAACTTTGATTTAGCCCCACTCTACCGTTCATCTATTGGTTTTGACCGTCTGATCAACCTGCTGGAATCTAACCAGGGCCAGAGCAACGGTGGCTACCCTCCTTATAATGTGGAGTTAGTAGCGGAAAACAAATACCGGATTACCCTTGCCGTGGCCGGGTTTGCCCAGAGCGAACTGGATATCACCGCCCACGACAATCTGCTGACCGTACGCGGTGCCCATGCTGAAGAACAGCAGGAGCGAACTTACCTGTATCAGGGCATTGCCGAGCGCAATTTCGAGCGCAAATTCCAGCTGGCCGAACACGTAAACGTGCGCGATGCCAAATATGAAAATGGCCTGCTGTTTATCGATCTGGAACGCGTGGTGCCTGAAGCTAATCAGCCACGCCGGATTGAAATTCTGAAGTAA
- a CDS encoding MFS transporter, with product MNTDLYTSTLKQLNAKIIPFIVICYFVANLDKTNISIAALQMNADLGLSASMYGLGVGMFYISYILFEIPSNVIMTKVGARRWIARIMITWGIVSTGMAFVHSANQLYVMRFLLGMAEAGFAPGIIYYISCWFPRSNRARAMSFFYMGSVGASIIGLPVSGALLNMHGIADIAGWRWLFALEGIPAVALGCMVLWRLPDTPEHAPWLSPEQKSWLRQRLQQDNAGVEIGKNHSWLSALKDKTVLLLSLVWFLQAFGSIGITLFMPLIIKSMAAEQSNFTIGLLSAVPFILACLFMYLNGRHSDKTNERSWHLGLPLIFSGLALALAIYSGNLVVSYILLVLTVGFNFALTPIFWAVTTEKLAGVAAAASIAFINTIANFVGLGLPPILGKIKDMTNSYHYGLLIVAVALILGGVIGIIVSRPSRDALKSVPNHMPGN from the coding sequence ATGAACACCGATCTGTATACCTCTACCCTGAAACAATTAAACGCGAAGATTATTCCGTTTATTGTGATCTGTTATTTCGTCGCCAATCTGGATAAAACCAATATCTCGATTGCTGCCCTGCAAATGAATGCGGATTTAGGGCTTTCTGCCAGCATGTACGGTCTGGGCGTCGGCATGTTTTATATCTCCTATATTCTGTTTGAGATCCCCAGCAATGTGATCATGACCAAAGTAGGCGCCCGCCGCTGGATTGCCCGTATCATGATTACCTGGGGAATAGTCAGTACCGGCATGGCTTTCGTGCACAGTGCTAACCAGCTCTACGTGATGCGTTTTCTGCTGGGCATGGCCGAAGCCGGTTTTGCCCCCGGTATCATCTACTACATCTCCTGCTGGTTCCCCAGAAGTAACCGCGCCCGCGCCATGTCCTTTTTCTATATGGGATCGGTTGGCGCCTCTATTATTGGCCTGCCGGTATCGGGTGCCCTTTTGAATATGCACGGCATAGCCGATATAGCGGGCTGGCGCTGGCTGTTTGCGCTGGAAGGGATCCCTGCCGTGGCGCTGGGTTGCATGGTGTTGTGGCGCCTGCCGGATACGCCCGAGCACGCCCCGTGGCTAAGCCCGGAGCAGAAATCCTGGCTGCGTCAGCGTCTGCAACAGGACAATGCCGGTGTGGAAATTGGCAAAAATCACTCGTGGCTGAGCGCGCTGAAAGACAAGACGGTGTTGTTGCTGAGTCTGGTGTGGTTCCTTCAGGCCTTTGGGTCGATTGGCATCACGCTGTTTATGCCGCTGATCATCAAAAGTATGGCCGCCGAACAGAGTAATTTCACTATCGGTCTGCTCTCTGCCGTGCCGTTTATACTTGCCTGTCTGTTTATGTATCTGAATGGCCGCCATTCCGATAAAACCAACGAGCGTTCATGGCATCTGGGGCTGCCGCTGATCTTCTCCGGCCTGGCGCTGGCGCTGGCTATTTATTCCGGCAATCTGGTGGTCTCTTACATCCTGCTGGTGCTTACCGTGGGCTTTAACTTCGCCCTGACCCCGATCTTCTGGGCCGTCACCACCGAAAAACTGGCCGGCGTAGCCGCCGCAGCCTCTATCGCTTTTATCAACACCATTGCCAATTTTGTCGGGCTGGGATTACCGCCCATCCTTGGCAAAATCAAAGACATGACCAACAGCTATCACTATGGCCTGTTGATTGTGGCCGTGGCGCTGATCCTTGGCGGGGTGATTGGCATTATTGTCTCGCGTCCCTCGCGGGATGCGCTGAAATCCGTCCCCAACCACATGCCGGGAAATTAA
- the kduD gene encoding 2-dehydro-3-deoxy-D-gluconate 5-dehydrogenase KduD, with the protein MILEAFSLQGSVALVTGCDTGLGQGMAVGLAEAGCDIVGINIVEPAETIERVTGLGRRFLSLTADLSDTHSFAGLLETAVAEFGKIDILVNNAGIIRREDAINFSEKDWDDVMNLNIKSVFFMSQTVARQFIKQGNGGKIINIASMLSYQGGIRVPSYTASKSAVMGVTRLLANEWAKHGINVNAIAPGYMATNNTQQLRADEGRSSEILDRIPASRWGLPEDMKGPVVFLASPASDYVNGYTLAVDGGWLAR; encoded by the coding sequence ATGATTTTAGAGGCGTTCAGTTTACAGGGCAGTGTGGCACTGGTCACCGGTTGCGATACCGGCCTTGGGCAGGGCATGGCGGTGGGCCTGGCGGAAGCGGGTTGCGATATTGTGGGGATCAATATTGTTGAGCCAGCAGAGACTATCGAGCGGGTCACCGGCCTGGGGCGGCGTTTTCTTAGCCTGACGGCCGATCTCAGTGATACCCATAGCTTTGCGGGCCTGCTGGAAACAGCCGTCGCGGAGTTCGGTAAAATCGATATTCTGGTCAACAATGCCGGGATTATCCGCCGCGAAGATGCGATCAATTTCAGCGAGAAGGACTGGGATGATGTGATGAACCTGAACATCAAATCGGTGTTCTTTATGTCACAAACGGTGGCGCGTCAGTTCATTAAGCAGGGAAACGGCGGGAAAATTATCAATATTGCCTCGATGCTCTCCTATCAGGGCGGGATCAGGGTGCCTTCTTATACCGCCTCAAAAAGCGCGGTGATGGGCGTCACCCGGCTGCTGGCCAATGAATGGGCGAAGCACGGCATTAATGTGAATGCCATCGCACCGGGTTATATGGCTACCAATAACACTCAGCAATTACGTGCGGATGAAGGGCGCAGCAGTGAGATCCTCGACCGTATCCCGGCCAGTCGGTGGGGCCTGCCGGAGGATATGAAGGGGCCGGTGGTTTTCCTGGCTTCTCCCGCTTCTGACTACGTCAATGGGTATACCCTGGCGGTGGATGGTGGCTGGCTGGCGCGTTAG
- a CDS encoding 2-hydroxyacid dehydrogenase: MKMKVLKQASLPAPLMASLESRYEVVEYSTLTESDFTGLAAEFQVLLTNGEAVVTRELIASLPELALIAVFGVGYDGVDVEAAKAHQVAVTHTPDVLTEDVADLAVGLMLATSRQIPGAQAFIQQGKWSQGSYPWTRKVSGASLGIVGMGRIGLAAAKRAQAFDMTIAYCNRSPVSEVAYRYQPDVVALAKECDFLLVCAPGTASNRHLINREVMDALGSEGILINVGRGSVVDEQALIAALEAGTLGGAGLDVFSEEPQVPEALFNRDNVVLTPHMASATWSTRRAMSQLVVDNVEAFFANRPLVTPVPESR; the protein is encoded by the coding sequence ATGAAAATGAAAGTGCTGAAGCAGGCTTCCTTGCCTGCTCCCCTGATGGCGTCACTGGAATCACGTTACGAAGTGGTGGAATACAGTACGCTTACAGAGAGTGATTTTACCGGCCTGGCGGCAGAGTTTCAGGTGCTGCTGACCAATGGAGAAGCCGTGGTGACCAGAGAGCTGATTGCCTCCCTGCCGGAGCTGGCACTGATTGCGGTGTTTGGCGTGGGGTATGATGGTGTGGACGTAGAGGCGGCAAAAGCGCATCAGGTCGCCGTGACCCACACGCCAGATGTGCTGACCGAAGATGTGGCCGATCTGGCTGTCGGCCTGATGCTGGCAACATCACGCCAGATCCCCGGCGCGCAGGCATTTATTCAGCAGGGGAAATGGTCACAGGGAAGCTATCCGTGGACGCGAAAAGTTTCCGGGGCTTCGCTGGGGATTGTCGGAATGGGGCGGATAGGCCTGGCGGCAGCGAAACGCGCGCAGGCATTTGATATGACCATCGCTTACTGTAACCGCTCCCCCGTCAGCGAGGTGGCATACCGCTATCAGCCCGATGTAGTTGCTCTGGCAAAAGAGTGCGATTTTTTACTGGTGTGCGCACCTGGCACCGCCAGCAATCGTCATCTGATCAACCGCGAAGTGATGGATGCACTTGGCAGTGAAGGCATCCTGATCAATGTAGGTCGTGGCAGCGTGGTAGATGAGCAGGCGCTGATAGCCGCGCTGGAAGCCGGAACGCTGGGCGGTGCGGGGCTGGATGTGTTCAGCGAAGAGCCGCAGGTTCCTGAAGCGCTGTTTAATCGGGATAACGTGGTGCTAACTCCCCATATGGCCAGCGCCACCTGGTCCACGCGCCGGGCAATGTCACAGCTGGTGGTGGATAATGTGGAGGCGTTCTTTGCCAACAGACCTTTGGTGACGCCAGTACCCGAATCCCGCTGA
- the kdgT gene encoding 2-keto-3-deoxygluconate transporter — protein MKIKYAIEKIPGGMMLVPLFLGAIVHTIAPDSGKYFGSFTNGLMTGTVPILAVWFLCMGASIKLKATGTVLRKSGTLVVTKIAVAWVVAAIASRMIPEHGVEVGFFAGMSTLALVAAMDMTNGGLYASLMQQYGSKEEAGAFVLMSVESGPLMTMVILGTAGIASFEPHVFLGAVLPFLVGFVLGNLDPDLRTFFSNAVHTLIPFFGFALGNTINLNVILETGLLGCLLGVSVIIVTGIPLMIADKLIGGGNGTAGIAASSSAGAAVATPVLIAEMVPHFKPMAPAATALVATSVIVTSVLVPILTALWSKRHAAPATVPVSAAPRETPVAMPPVKRV, from the coding sequence ATGAAAATAAAATACGCAATTGAAAAAATTCCCGGTGGGATGATGCTGGTCCCGTTATTTCTTGGGGCAATTGTCCATACCATCGCGCCGGACTCCGGAAAGTATTTCGGCTCATTTACTAATGGCCTGATGACGGGTACCGTGCCGATTCTGGCCGTGTGGTTTTTATGTATGGGAGCCTCGATCAAACTCAAAGCTACCGGCACTGTTTTACGCAAGTCGGGCACGCTGGTGGTGACCAAAATTGCCGTTGCCTGGGTCGTTGCGGCGATAGCCTCGCGGATGATTCCTGAGCACGGCGTTGAAGTCGGTTTCTTTGCCGGTATGTCCACGCTGGCGCTGGTTGCGGCGATGGATATGACCAACGGCGGCCTTTACGCATCGCTTATGCAGCAGTATGGCAGTAAGGAAGAGGCCGGAGCATTTGTGTTGATGTCTGTGGAGTCCGGGCCATTAATGACCATGGTTATCCTTGGAACGGCGGGGATTGCATCCTTTGAACCTCACGTTTTCCTCGGCGCAGTGCTGCCCTTTTTAGTCGGGTTTGTCCTCGGTAATCTGGACCCGGATCTGCGGACGTTTTTCAGCAATGCGGTCCATACCCTGATCCCCTTCTTCGGCTTTGCGCTGGGTAATACCATCAACCTGAATGTGATTCTGGAAACGGGTTTGCTGGGCTGCCTGTTGGGCGTCAGCGTAATTATCGTCACCGGGATCCCGCTGATGATCGCCGACAAATTGATCGGTGGGGGCAACGGAACAGCGGGAATTGCAGCCTCAAGCTCAGCGGGTGCGGCCGTGGCCACACCGGTGTTGATCGCTGAAATGGTGCCGCACTTTAAGCCAATGGCGCCTGCCGCCACGGCGCTGGTGGCAACCTCCGTCATTGTTACTTCAGTGCTGGTGCCGATCCTCACAGCCCTCTGGTCGAAACGCCATGCTGCGCCTGCAACCGTTCCGGTTTCTGCGGCACCCCGTGAAACCCCGGTGGCGATGCCGCCCGTTAAACGCGTCTGA
- the kduI gene encoding 5-dehydro-4-deoxy-D-glucuronate isomerase gives MQIRQSIHSDHAKQLDTTGLRREFLIESIFEADKYTMTYSHIDRIVIGGVMPVSQSVAFAAEVGKQFGVSYFLERRELGVINIGEAGTITVDGHCYEVGNKEALYIGQGAKDVVFNSVSASSPAKFYYNSAPAHTAYPHQLVKRDQASQQTLGSPETSNVRTINKYLVPDVLTTCQLTMGLTELAEGNLWNTMPCHTHDRRMEAYFYFNMDEETAVFHMMGEPQETRHLLVHNEQAVISPSWSIHSGVGTKSYTFIWGMVGENQVFDDMDHVKVSELR, from the coding sequence ATGCAAATTCGTCAAAGTATTCACAGCGATCACGCTAAACAGTTAGATACCACCGGCCTGCGCCGCGAGTTTTTGATTGAGTCCATTTTTGAGGCTGATAAGTACACCATGACCTACAGCCATATTGACCGCATCGTGATTGGGGGAGTGATGCCCGTCAGCCAGAGCGTGGCATTTGCAGCGGAAGTGGGTAAGCAGTTTGGCGTCAGCTATTTCCTTGAGCGCCGCGAGCTGGGGGTAATCAATATCGGTGAAGCGGGAACCATCACCGTCGATGGTCACTGTTATGAAGTGGGCAACAAAGAGGCGTTGTATATCGGTCAGGGCGCGAAGGATGTGGTGTTTAACAGCGTCAGCGCGTCCAGCCCGGCGAAGTTTTACTACAACAGCGCCCCGGCCCATACCGCTTATCCGCATCAACTGGTGAAACGCGACCAGGCTTCACAGCAGACGCTGGGCAGCCCTGAAACCAGCAATGTCCGCACCATTAACAAATACCTGGTGCCGGATGTGCTGACCACCTGCCAGTTAACCATGGGGCTGACGGAACTGGCGGAGGGCAATCTCTGGAACACTATGCCTTGTCATACCCACGATCGCCGCATGGAAGCGTACTTCTATTTCAATATGGATGAGGAAACAGCGGTCTTCCATATGATGGGGGAGCCGCAGGAAACCCGACATCTGCTGGTGCATAACGAGCAGGCAGTGATCTCGCCAAGCTGGTCAATTCATTCCGGCGTCGGCACCAAAAGCTACACCTTTATCTGGGGAATGGTAGGGGAGAATCAGGTCTTTGACGATATGGACCACGTTAAAGTCAGCGAGCTTCGTTAA
- a CDS encoding 2-dehydro-3-deoxy-6-phosphogalactonate aldolase — MNWSTKLPLIAILRGIRPEEAEAHVAALIEAGFDAIEIPLNSPDWQQSIASMVTTFGDRALIGAGTVLEPEQVDQLAAINSKLVVTPNTDVAVIRRAVEQGMTVAAGCATASEAFAALKAGAQALKIFPSSAFGPDYIKALKAVLPPEVPVFAVGGVTPENLHAFLAAGCVGAGLGSDLYRAGQPASRTAEQARAFVAAYKEAVQ; from the coding sequence ATGAACTGGTCCACTAAGCTGCCGCTGATCGCTATTTTGCGTGGCATTCGCCCGGAAGAAGCGGAAGCGCACGTTGCCGCACTGATCGAAGCCGGATTTGACGCCATCGAAATCCCGCTCAATTCGCCAGACTGGCAGCAGAGCATTGCCAGCATGGTAACCACCTTTGGTGACAGGGCGCTGATTGGTGCCGGCACGGTTCTGGAGCCGGAGCAGGTTGATCAACTGGCCGCCATTAACAGCAAACTGGTGGTAACGCCTAACACCGACGTGGCGGTTATCCGCCGTGCCGTGGAGCAGGGGATGACGGTAGCCGCGGGCTGCGCCACGGCTTCCGAAGCCTTTGCCGCACTGAAAGCCGGGGCGCAGGCGCTGAAAATTTTCCCCTCTTCCGCCTTCGGCCCGGATTACATCAAAGCTCTGAAGGCCGTATTACCGCCAGAAGTGCCGGTGTTTGCCGTGGGCGGCGTTACGCCTGAAAACCTTCATGCGTTCCTGGCGGCAGGCTGCGTGGGAGCCGGGCTGGGGAGCGATCTCTATCGCGCCGGACAGCCCGCTTCGCGCACCGCTGAACAGGCCCGCGCTTTCGTTGCCGCCTATAAGGAAGCCGTACAATGA
- the dgoD gene encoding galactonate dehydratase, with the protein MKITKLTTYRLPPRWMFLKIETDEGIVGWGEPVIEGRSRSVEAAVQELSEYLIGQDPARINDLWQVMYRGGFYRGGPILMSAIAGIDQALWDIKGKVLGVPVWQLLGGLVRDSIKAYSWVGGDRPAEVIDGIKKLREIGFDTFKLNGCEEMGIIDSSRKVDAAVNTVAQIREAFGNEIEFGLDFHGRVSAPMAKVLIKELEPYRPLFIEEPVLAEQAEYYPRLAAQTHIPIAAGERMYSRFEFKRVLEAGGLAILQPDLSHAGGITECFKIAAMAEAYDVALAPHCPLGPIALASCLHVDFVSRNAVFQEQSMGIHYNQGAELLDYVVNKEDFTMNGGHFAPLNKPGLGVEINEQLVIERSQSVPDWRNPLWRFKDGSVAEW; encoded by the coding sequence ATGAAAATTACTAAACTGACCACCTACCGTCTGCCGCCACGCTGGATGTTTCTGAAGATTGAAACCGATGAGGGCATCGTGGGCTGGGGTGAGCCGGTCATCGAAGGGCGATCCAGAAGCGTGGAGGCTGCGGTGCAGGAGCTTTCCGAATACCTGATTGGTCAGGACCCGGCCCGTATCAATGATTTATGGCAGGTGATGTACCGAGGTGGATTCTATCGCGGTGGCCCGATTCTGATGAGCGCCATTGCGGGTATCGATCAGGCCTTATGGGACATTAAAGGCAAAGTCCTGGGCGTCCCGGTGTGGCAACTGCTGGGCGGCCTGGTGCGCGACAGCATCAAAGCCTATAGCTGGGTAGGAGGCGATCGGCCTGCGGAAGTGATTGACGGTATTAAAAAACTGCGTGAAATCGGTTTTGATACTTTCAAGCTCAACGGGTGCGAAGAGATGGGCATTATCGACAGCTCCCGCAAAGTGGATGCTGCGGTGAACACCGTTGCCCAAATCCGTGAGGCTTTTGGCAATGAAATTGAATTCGGCCTGGATTTCCACGGACGCGTCAGCGCACCCATGGCCAAAGTGCTTATTAAGGAGCTGGAACCTTATCGTCCGCTGTTTATTGAAGAGCCGGTGCTGGCGGAGCAGGCAGAATATTATCCACGGCTGGCTGCACAAACCCACATTCCCATTGCGGCCGGTGAACGGATGTATTCCCGTTTTGAATTCAAGCGCGTGCTGGAAGCGGGTGGCCTGGCAATCCTTCAGCCGGATCTTTCACATGCAGGAGGCATCACCGAATGCTTCAAGATTGCGGCGATGGCTGAAGCTTACGATGTGGCGCTCGCTCCGCACTGCCCGCTGGGCCCGATTGCTCTGGCTTCCTGCCTGCATGTGGACTTTGTTTCACGCAATGCGGTGTTCCAGGAGCAGAGCATGGGCATTCACTACAACCAGGGCGCGGAGCTGCTGGATTATGTGGTGAATAAAGAGGACTTCACCATGAACGGCGGACATTTTGCGCCGCTGAACAAGCCCGGTTTAGGCGTGGAAATCAACGAGCAGCTGGTGATTGAACGCAGTCAGAGCGTGCCGGACTGGCGTAATCCTTTATGGCGGTTCAAAGATGGCTCCGTCGCCGAATGGTAA
- the ghrB gene encoding glyoxylate/hydroxypyruvate reductase GhrB: MKPSVVLYKKLPEDLRAKLDEHFTVTEINGLTPETLSQHAEAFQQAEGILGSGGKIDGEFLTKAPRLRAASSVSVGVDNFDIAALNDRGVVLMHTPTVLTETVADTMMALVLASARRVTEVAERVKAGEWKSNIGADWFGIDVHHKKLGILGMGRIGLALAQRAHLGFSMPILYNARKHHEEAEQRFDATYCDLDTLLKESDFLCISLPLTNETHHLIGRDQLAKMKSTAVLINAGRGPVIDEEALIAALKDGTIHAAGLDVFEQEPLPVESPLLSLPNVVALPHIGSATHETRYGMARDAVDNLIAALSGKVEKNCVNPQIIK, from the coding sequence ATGAAACCTTCTGTGGTGCTTTATAAGAAATTACCGGAAGACCTGCGCGCTAAACTGGATGAACACTTCACCGTAACGGAAATCAACGGACTGACCCCTGAAACGCTCAGCCAGCATGCAGAGGCTTTCCAGCAGGCTGAAGGCATTTTAGGGTCAGGCGGTAAGATTGACGGCGAGTTCCTGACCAAAGCCCCCAGGCTGCGTGCCGCTTCCAGCGTCTCTGTAGGCGTGGATAATTTCGATATCGCCGCCCTGAACGATCGCGGTGTGGTGCTGATGCACACCCCAACGGTGCTGACGGAGACGGTGGCCGATACCATGATGGCGCTGGTGCTGGCCTCTGCCCGCCGCGTCACCGAAGTTGCCGAAAGAGTGAAAGCCGGGGAGTGGAAAAGCAACATCGGTGCTGACTGGTTCGGTATCGACGTCCACCATAAAAAACTGGGTATTCTGGGAATGGGCCGCATCGGTCTGGCGCTTGCTCAGCGCGCCCATCTGGGCTTCAGTATGCCGATCCTTTATAACGCACGTAAACATCACGAAGAAGCTGAACAGCGCTTTGATGCCACCTACTGCGATCTGGATACCCTGCTGAAAGAGTCTGATTTCCTCTGTATCAGCCTGCCGCTGACCAATGAGACTCACCATTTGATTGGTCGCGATCAGCTGGCGAAAATGAAATCCACCGCGGTATTGATCAACGCAGGCCGTGGCCCGGTGATTGATGAAGAAGCGTTGATTGCTGCGCTGAAGGACGGGACGATCCATGCTGCCGGTCTGGATGTGTTTGAACAGGAGCCGCTGCCTGTGGAGTCGCCGCTGCTGAGCCTGCCAAACGTGGTGGCCCTGCCGCACATCGGTTCTGCAACGCATGAAACGCGTTACGGTATGGCTCGCGATGCGGTAGATAACCTGATCGCTGCCCTGAGCGGTAAAGTGGAGAAAAACTGCGTTAACCCGCAGATTATTAAATAA
- a CDS encoding YhcH/YjgK/YiaL family protein, with protein MIATNIHDYSLMPGFPEKLKTCIGSALDIIREMPDDGRHDIHGDDAFVLVSSPQTEPQEQRQAEYHCRYLDVQILLEGAEKLGYGLTLATEDPQDNQLKTQDIAFCRDIPSEQFLTFEPGNLVVFFPREYHRPLCAVNGPGQRIKKAVLKVNMDFLR; from the coding sequence ATGATAGCCACGAATATTCATGATTATTCTTTAATGCCGGGCTTTCCTGAAAAACTCAAAACATGTATTGGCAGTGCTCTGGATATTATCCGGGAAATGCCTGATGACGGAAGGCATGATATTCACGGTGACGACGCTTTTGTGCTGGTTTCAAGTCCGCAGACAGAGCCACAGGAACAACGCCAGGCAGAATATCACTGTCGTTATCTGGATGTGCAAATCCTGCTGGAAGGCGCGGAAAAGCTGGGTTACGGCCTGACGCTGGCCACGGAAGATCCGCAGGATAATCAGCTGAAAACTCAGGATATCGCCTTTTGCCGGGATATCCCCAGCGAACAGTTTTTAACTTTTGAACCGGGTAATTTGGTGGTGTTTTTCCCTCGTGAATATCATCGTCCGTTATGCGCTGTTAACGGGCCGGGGCAAAGAATTAAAAAAGCCGTATTAAAAGTGAATATGGATTTTCTCAGATAA
- a CDS encoding valine--pyruvate transaminase has protein sequence MSFSAFGDKFTQHSGISRLMEDMGEGLRTPGAVMLGGGNPAQIPAMNDYFQKLLQQMHDEGKLAEALCNYDGPRGKTTLLESLSALLREELGWQIGPQNIALTNGSQSAFFYLFNLYAGRRADGSKKRVLFPLAPEYLGYADAGLDEELFVSTRPNIEMLPEGQFKYHVDFEHLQIAEDTGLICVSRPTNPTGNVITDEELLKLDVLAQQHDIPLLIDNAYGVPFPGIIFSEARPLWNPNIILCMSLSKLGLPGARCGIIIADEKVISAISNMNGIISLAPGSIGPAIANEMIQRGDLLRLSEEVIKPFYQQRVNQTIAVIRRYLSEDRCLIHKPEGAIFLWLWFKDLPVSTEVLYQRLKKRGVLMVPGHFFFPGLEQEWPHPHQCMRMNYVPDSDKIERGISILAEEIERAHQEG, from the coding sequence ATGAGCTTTTCCGCCTTCGGTGACAAATTTACACAGCATTCAGGCATAAGCCGCCTGATGGAAGACATGGGTGAAGGATTACGCACACCGGGTGCGGTGATGCTGGGCGGCGGCAACCCGGCCCAGATCCCGGCCATGAATGACTACTTTCAGAAGCTGCTGCAACAGATGCACGATGAAGGCAAGCTGGCGGAGGCACTCTGCAACTATGATGGCCCCCGCGGCAAAACCACCCTGCTGGAATCGCTCTCTGCGCTGCTGCGTGAAGAGCTTGGCTGGCAAATCGGCCCGCAGAATATTGCCCTGACCAACGGCAGCCAGAGCGCCTTCTTTTATCTGTTTAACCTCTATGCCGGACGCCGTGCCGACGGCAGCAAAAAGCGCGTTCTGTTCCCGCTGGCTCCGGAATATCTGGGCTATGCCGATGCCGGCCTGGATGAGGAATTGTTCGTCTCAACCCGCCCCAACATTGAGATGCTGCCGGAAGGACAGTTCAAATATCACGTTGATTTTGAGCATCTGCAGATCGCTGAAGATACCGGTTTAATTTGTGTGTCGCGCCCCACTAACCCAACCGGGAATGTGATCACCGATGAAGAGTTGCTGAAGCTGGATGTGCTTGCTCAACAGCATGATATTCCGCTGCTGATTGATAATGCCTACGGTGTGCCTTTCCCCGGCATTATTTTCAGCGAGGCGCGTCCTCTGTGGAATCCGAACATCATCCTGTGCATGAGCCTGTCAAAACTTGGCCTGCCGGGTGCACGCTGCGGCATCATTATTGCCGATGAAAAAGTCATTTCGGCCATCAGTAATATGAACGGCATCATCAGCCTGGCACCAGGCAGTATTGGCCCGGCTATAGCCAACGAAATGATCCAGCGCGGTGATCTGCTGCGGTTATCGGAAGAGGTGATTAAGCCTTTTTATCAGCAGCGGGTGAATCAGACGATTGCCGTTATTCGCCGCTATTTATCCGAAGATCGCTGCCTGATACATAAACCAGAAGGGGCAATTTTCCTCTGGCTGTGGTTCAAAGATTTACCGGTTTCCACTGAGGTCCTCTATCAGCGGCTGAAAAAACGGGGCGTGCTGATGGTACCGGGCCACTTCTTCTTCCCGGGTCTGGAGCAGGAATGGCCGCATCCCCATCAGTGTATGCGGATGAACTACGTGCCGGACAGTGACAAAATTGAACGGGGGATCTCCATCCTCGCTGAAGAGATCGAACGGGCGCATCAGGAAGGATAA
- a CDS encoding YceK/YidQ family lipoprotein has protein sequence MRVMNKCRFAGLMACLSLAGTAGCSSFMTHSGPEQGYYSGTRAGAAVVADSNSGWVMRPLAALDLPFSAVVDTLFLPWDYYRKGSNNMADSPRERVLQSEQQNHTSESLAQAAPMPVSTSHQP, from the coding sequence ATGAGAGTAATGAACAAGTGTCGTTTCGCTGGCCTGATGGCCTGCCTGTCACTTGCTGGAACCGCAGGGTGCTCCAGCTTTATGACCCATTCCGGCCCCGAACAGGGCTACTATTCCGGGACCCGTGCCGGTGCGGCCGTGGTGGCCGACAGCAACAGCGGCTGGGTAATGCGTCCGCTGGCTGCCCTGGACCTGCCTTTCTCAGCCGTCGTGGATACGCTGTTCCTGCCGTGGGATTACTACCGTAAAGGCAGCAACAACATGGCCGACTCCCCCCGTGAACGCGTGCTGCAAAGCGAGCAACAGAATCATACCAGTGAAAGCCTGGCCCAGGCCGCCCCTATGCCGGTCAGTACCTCCCACCAGCCTTAA